A genomic window from Brassica oleracea var. oleracea cultivar TO1000 chromosome C8, BOL, whole genome shotgun sequence includes:
- the LOC106308621 gene encoding uncharacterized protein LOC106308621, with protein sequence MYSFSAPFARLVWALSPIPAPPEGIMMQSLYSNVYHVLSVQKAYPRDDIQADIVLWLLWRLWKNRNEFLFKGKEYEARSILKRAEEDAEEWQRKQQAEVSEAERLGVKRPMITNHVSSWTPPPTNWLKCNSDGSWHKDKATSGLRWICRDENGHVIWAGARSVIKATSPILAEAEALKWGAETMASFGYNNIIFESDLLALVRMINGSEEVWPVLQPTIEVIRSTLSHIQKFDVRFSLRGENKAADRIAKESFTFVSSIPKLYSIVPVWLKYQVRSDNTMYQKNVGE encoded by the coding sequence ATGTACTCTTTCAGTGCCCCTTTTGCGCGACTGGTGTGGGCTCTCTCGCCAATACCGGCTCCTCCTGAAGGTATAATGATGCAGTCTTTGTACTCCAATGTGTATCATGTGCTTAGTGTTCAGAAAGCATATCCTAGAGATGATATACAAGCCGACATTGTTCTTTGGCTGTTATGGCGTCTGTGGAAAAATAGAAATGAATTTCTATTTAAAGGGAAGGAATATGAGGCAAGGAGTATCTTAAAGAGAGCAGAGGAGGATGCTGAAGAATGGCAGAGGAAGCAGCAGGCTGAAGTATCTGAGGCTGAGAGACTTGGAGTAAAACGACCCATGATTACTAACCATGTAAGCTCGTGGACTCCTCCTCCTACAAACTGGCTGAAATGTAACAGTGATGGATCATGGCACAAAGATAAAGCCACCAGTGGACTACGTTGGATTTGTAGAGATGAGAATGGTCATGTAATATGGGCAGGGGCGAGATCTGTGATCAAGGCAACATCACCTATTCTTGCAGAGGCAGAAGCGCTTAAATGGGGAGCAGAGACAATGGCAAGCTTTGGCTATAACAACATCATCTTTGAGTCTGATTTGCTAGCTCTGGTCAGGATGATCAATGGGTCTGAGGAGGTCTGGCCGGTCCTGCAACCAACGATAGAGGTGATCCGCTCGACTTTATCACATATTCAGAAATTTGACGTAAGATTTTCTTTGAGAGGTGAAAATAAGGCAGCTGATAGAATAGCAAAGGAGTCATTCACTTTTGTGTCCAGTATTCCTAAGTTATATTCTATAGTGCCAGTGTGGCTGAAGTATCAAGTTAGGTCTGATAATACAATGTATCAAAAAAATGTTGGTGAATGA
- the LOC106308623 gene encoding uncharacterized protein LOC106308623: MSSHLDKEILNLSLEEEDDVPFILSDMPEYYSTARNSLSLVGRLLNPSCQRMYDLILEMPMKWQLYDRVRGVALSKDRFQFIFKYEHDLLDILNRGVHTFRLWPIVLERWVETPPEDYLQYFMVWVQMRNIPINHYTFKALWSLGDFAGQMVELAFDPDKPQTKDYIMVFVRFNVAKPLRRSKKVTFPGGEVVNILYDYERLQKRCYTCQRLTHEQSQCPFFKKEQVDPIKAVESSSAGNKGTGFSDCLPTSDPLFGLIPEDLVGLDPISGKPKIAQEILDDMCMYLMVADGPEKKARAERVRKSLEELKKDPIGRKTCLMLEPSPSITNDVEKGKGIVYDFSVQMKPNSNPVKLMASAIAAGSRVLQSGKVASDLPILNAQIVPFRSSFSQVVSTGFSTGFSEPSTSGTPLKKSRPRRRPGTFNRKGNGKATMIPDKDSGVQIGEGVVSDAKRKAQDDVEPSQSSARFKKPLVVPNEGPPNI; this comes from the coding sequence ATGTCGTCTCATCTTGATAAAGAAATTTTAAATCTATCATTGGAAGAAGAGGACGATGTTCCGTTCATCCTCTCGGACATGCCGGAATACTATTCTACAGCAAGGAACTCGCTGAGCTTGGTGGGAAGGCTCCTTAATCCGTCTTGTCAGAGGATGTATGATTTGATTCTCGAGATGCCTATGAAGTGGCAACTATACGACAGAGTCAGGGGTGTGGCCCTCTCTAAGGACAGATTCCAGTTCATTTTCAAATATGAACATGATCTTCTTGATATCCTCAACAGAGGCGTCCATACGTTTCGGTTATGGCCGATTGTTTTGGAGAGATGGGTGGAAACACCTCCAGAAGATTATCTCCAATACTTTATGGTGTGGGTTCAGATGAGGAACATCCCAATCAATCACTATACTTTCAAAGCTCTGTGGTCCCTTGGAGACTTTGCAGGCCAGATGGTGGAATTGGCTTTCGATCCAGATAAACCTCAAACCAAAGACTACATCATGGTTTTTGTCAGGTTTAATGTTGCAAAACCTCTCAGGAGATCAAAAAAGGTGACGTTTCCTGGTGGTGAGGTGGTCAACATTCTGTACGACTATGAAAGACTTCAGAAAAGGTGTTATACTTGTCAAAGACTCACTCATGAGCAAAGCCAATGCCCTTTTTTCAAAAAGGAGCAGGTGGATCCGATTAAAGCAGTAGAGTCTTCTTCAGCTGGAAATAAAGGAACTGGCTTCTCGGATTGTCTTCCTACTTCTGACCCTCTGTTTGGTCTCATCCCTGAAGACCTTGTAGGATTGGATCCTATTTCAGGAAAGCCTAAGATTGCGCAGGAAATTCTTGATGATATGTGTATGTACCTCATGGTTGCGGATGGTCCTGAAAAAAAAGCTAGAGCTGAAAGAGTGAGGAAATCACTAGAAGAGTTAAAGAAAGACCCGATTGGGAGAAAGACTTGCCTGATGTTAGAACCATCTCCTTCGATAACTAATGATGTAGAAAAAGGAAAAGGAATTGTTTATGACTTCAGTGTTCAGATGAAACCAAACTCAAATCCAGTGAAGTTGATGGCATCGGCGATAGCTGCAGGGTCAAGGGTCTTACAATCAGGAAAAGTGGCTTCTGATTTGCCAATTCTTAATGCTCAAATAGTGCCGTTTCGTTCTTCTTTCTCTCAGGTGGTTTCGACGGGTTTTAGTACGGGTTTCTCAGAACCAAGTACGTCTGGGACTCCCTTGAAGAAATCTAGACCTCGAAGAAGGCCGGGTACTTTTAATCGAAAGGGCAATGGTAAAGCTACCATGATTCCAGATAAAGATTCTGGAGTGCAAATTGGAGAAGGTGTAGTGTCAGATGCGAAAAGGAAGGCGCAGGATGATGTTGAGCCATCTCAAAGCTCTGCAAGGTTTAAGAAACCATTGGTGGTCCCAAATGAGGGACCGCCCAATATCTAA
- the LOC106311420 gene encoding uncharacterized protein LOC106311420 translates to MANENSSFQELAIGTTVSFKRGSTGERFHGSVFYFSPQLNGSLFGIQNVGVWRVDGRYERISGFNHFNLNDITELQVNVVPRQNPNTQDAQNNNNNDGSSSKSIESKMGALRLDPPSK, encoded by the exons ATGGCGAACGAAAACTCGAGCTTCCAAGAATTAGCCATAGGAACTACGGTTAGCTTCAAAAGGGGGAGTACCGGAGAGCGGTTTCATGGATCGGTCTTCTATTTTAGCCCACAATTAAATGGTTCCCTTTTTGGAATCCAGAACG TAGGTGTGTGGAGGGTGGATGGAAGATATGAACGTATCTCAGGGTTTAACCACTTCAATCTAAACGACATCACG GAGTTGCAAGTGAATGTAGTTCCTAGGCAAAACCCCAACACTCAG GATGCTCAAAACAATAATAATAATGATGGATCTTCATCCAAGTCAATTGAGAGCAAAATGGGAGCCCTCCGCCTTGATCCACCTTCGAAGTGA